The Lipingzhangella halophila genome segment CGCGGGCGTTGAGCGGGCACTGCGGGCGCAGGCCACCGACCAGGCGGCCGGCCAGCGCTAGGCAGCGTTGTTTGGGCTCGCTGCCGCTCGCCTGGGTCGGGCGCCCCGAAGCCGGGAACCTTCGGGCGCCTCCGGTGTGCCGCCCAATCGGCTCCGCCACTCGCGGACGCCCCACCTACGGACCCTCCAGAACCCCGGCGGCGCCCGACGACCACTCGGTTCGAAAAACAGAGCTTAGGGTGAGTGGCGCGGCGAGCGCCGCGCCACTCACCCCTCTCACCCCTCGACGGCGGAGGAATGGTTCAGCAGCGGGCGCAGCGCGCGCCGGACCGACGTCGTGAGGAAAGGATCGGCGATCAGCTCGTCGAGCAGCACCGGTTCCCCCTCAGCGTTGGTCAGTGGGATGCGCCAGTTCGGATACTGGTCGGTGGTGCCGGGCTGGTTCTGCATCCGGCGGTCGCCCACGACGTCGGTGAGAGCCACCCCGACCATCCGGGCCGGTGTCCGGGCCAGGTAGCCGTGCAGCGCCCGTACCACCGTGGCCGGCTCGGAGACGGGGTCGGTCTCTGGGTCGAGCTCGCCGAGCTCGGCCAGCATCGCGCACCACGACCGCACCAGGCTCTCGGCCGCCGCGCGCTCCTCGTGCGCCGGCCGCCGGAGCAGCCCGAGCCGGTCGCGCAGCTCGATGTGCTCCGATGACAGGTACGAGGCGACCGGCGGGAGGTCGTGGGTGGCAACTGTCGCCAGGCAGTCGCGCCGCCACTCCTCGGGGCGGCGCGGGCTGCCGTCCTCCTTGCGCTCGAACCACAGCACCGACGTGCCGAGGATGCCGCGCTCCGCAAGGTGGTCGCGGACCCACGGCTCCACCGTCCCAAGGTCCTCGCCCACCACGATCGAGCCCGTCTCGCGCGCCGTCAGGGCCAGCGCGCCGACCATCCCCTCGTGGTCGTACCGCACGTAGGTGCCCTGGTCGGGGGACGCGCCTTCGGGTACCCACCAGAGCCGGAACAGACCCGCGACGTGGTCGGCCCGGATACCGCCGGCGTGCCGCATGGCCTGCCGGAGGACCTGGCGGAACGGGCCGTACCCGTGTTCGGCGAGGCGGACCGGGTGCCAGGGCGGCTGCGTCCAGTCCTGGCCCTGCTGGTTGAACTCGTCGGGCGGGGCGCCCACGCTCACCCCGGGGACGAGCACGTCGCGGTACATCCACGCCTCGGCGCCGCCCGGCTGCACACCGACGGCGACGTCGTGCAGGATCCCGAGCGGCATCCCGGCAGCGCGCGCGGCCGCCTGCGCCGAGGCGATCTGCTCGTCCAGGATCCACTGCAGCCAGCGGTGGAACTCGATCTCGGGCCAGCGCCGCAGTGCCTCCGCCCCGACGGCGTCGGCGGACACGTCGCGAAGCTGAGCGGGCCAGGTGCGGTAGTCGGCGCCGTACTCCTCCGCGATGGCGCTCCAGGTCGCGAACTCCACCAGTGCGGCGTTCTCGCGTTCCAGGAACGCCTGGTAGGCGGCCTGGCGTTCGGGTGTCCGAGGCGCGTCGAAGAGCATCGCCAGGGCGGCGCGCTTGGCCCGCCACGCCGCGTCGCGGTCCAGCAGGTCGGCGGTGCGCCCCTGTTCGCGCAGCGGCCGGGCCATGCGCTGGATCTGCTCGCGCCGGGTCGGCTCCAGTCGCGCGTACTCGGGGATGTCCTCGATCCGGATGTACAGGGGGCTCGCGTAACGGCGGCTGACCGGCAGGTACGGCGAGGGTTCGATCGGCGCGACGGGTTCGGTGGCGTGCACCGGGTTGATCGCGGCGAACCCGGCGCCAAGGTCGCGCGCACTCCAGTCGGCCAGCTCGGCGAGGTCGCGGAGGTCGCCGATCCCCCAGGAGGCCCGCGAGCGCAACGAGTAGAGCTGCAGCATGAGGCCCCAATGGCGGTCTTCCCCCAGGGTGGTGGCGGTCTCCAGGCGGTCGGGGACGACGAGCAGCGGGCAGCGCTCGTGCGCACCACCGTGCTCCACGTGGAGCTGGTGCACGCCGAGGGGCAGGTCGGGACCGGCGGCCACGCGGCGTTCGCGGTCCAGCTCTACCCAGGTCTCGGCGCCCGCGGGGAGCCGGAGCCGCGGCGCTCGGCCCCACCTGGTGACGACATCACGCGGGAGCAGCCTGCGCGCCGCGCGCTCGCGGTGCTCCCGGAGCGCGGCACCGGGGTCGGAGGCGTCCTCGCCGAGGGAGGCGAGGATGTGTCTGAGCGTGTCGGCTCCGACGCGTACTCTGCGACCCCGCCAGTCGCGGTACTCCGTCGCCACAGCGTGTTCTTCCGCCAGTCGGGCCAGTTGCGCGTCACTCACAGCCACTGATCATGCCGCATACGGAACGTACTGCACAGACGCGCCATGCCAGCACTTCGCGTTCCAGGCCGCCTCTCGTGTTCCGCGAAGAGACCCGTGCCACCGAATGCGAAGAATGCCGGGCTCCGCGCCGGTGGGAGCGGGGGCCGCGGCACTCACTCGGCCCAGACGGGCGGCCTCCGATGCGCCCACGGGTGTACCGCCTCAAGCTGCGCGGACAGGGAGAGCAGCGTTGGTTCCCCGCCGATCCGTCCCGACAGCATGACGCCGATCGGCAGCCCCTCGTCGGACCAGTACAGCGGGACGCTGGCCGAGGGCTGGCCGGTGATGTTGAAGATCGCCGTGTACGGCGTGAACCGCTCCATCCGGCGGAGTTCCTCTTCGGGCGCGGCGGCGAAGTGTCCGACGGGAACGGGAGGTTGGGCCAGGGTGGGGGTGAGGACCGCGTCGTAGTCCAGCATCGCCGGTAGCGCCGCTCTGACCCGCTGCTGCAACCGGATGGTCGCCCGCATGTACCGGTCGAGCGTGGTGCCCATGGCCTGCTCGCGCAGCCAGCGGTTGATCGGGCGCAGGTGTGGCTCGCTCCCGCTGGGGAGCGGGACGGCGATCGCCATCGCCGCCCAGACGGTCCGGAAGTCCTCGGCGACCGAGGCGTCGAACGGCGGCGCGATCTCCTCGATGTCGTGGCCCAGCTTGGCGAGCAGCTCGGTCGCCGACTCGTAGGCGGCGAGCACCTCCGGGTGGACCTCGTCCGCGGCCATTACCGGGGTGCGGAACCGCGCGATACGCAGGGTCCCGGGTTCGCGCCGCGCGTGCTCGAGGAAGGTCTCCCCGGTGCCCAGCGGCGGCGCGGTGTAGTAGTCACCGGGCCGGTTGACGCTCATGGCGTCGAGGAGGAGGGCGGCGTCGCTGACGGTGCGGGTGAGCGGCCCGGCCGTCGCCAACCCGAGCAGGTCGGGGGTGAGGGGCGCACCCGATATCCGGCCGCGCGTGGGCTTGAGGCCGTAGGTCCCGCACGCGCTCGCGGGGATGCGGATGGAGCCGCCGCCGTCGCTGCCCTGGGCGACCGGAGACAGCCCGCCGGCCACGGCGGCCGCGGCGCCGCCGCTGGACCCCCCTGCCGAGCGCGAGAGGTCCCACGGGGTGCGGGCCGCCGGGGCGATGTCATTCTCGGTGTAGCAGGGGGAGCCGAACTCGGGGGTGTTCGTCTTCCCGGGGAAGACGGCGCCGGCCTGGCGCAGCGCGGCGACGAAGGCGGCGTCGACGCCGGCGACACGGTCGGCGTAGATCGTCGAGCCAGAGGTGTGGCGCACCCCGGCGAGGGGGTCGAGGTCCTTGATCGGCACCGGGACGCCCAGCAAGGGAGGCAGCTCGCCCGGCGTGTCGCGGAGCACACGATTCTCCGCCTTTCGGGCCTGTTCTCGGGCGAAATCTTCCGTGACCGTAATAAAGGCTCCGAGTGCGCGATCGTGTCGGGCGATCCGCTCCAGGTAGTGGTCGGTGATCTGCACCGGCGAGAGCTCACGCCGCCGCACCCGCTCCACCAGCTCAATCGCGGTCAGATCGTGGATCTGGCTCATACGCTGAGACTAACGAGTGCAGCACCGCGCGTGAGACCGAAACGAGCGGGAAAGCTCTCTAGAGAACCTGAACATGGTTTTATTCCCCGGCCTGGATCTCCACACACGTGACATTCAGCCCACTAGAGGAAAGAAAAGTGTGAGATTCGATGGGCTAGGACACGCATTAAGATCGAACTACCCTTTCGAGCGTGGAAACGGCACCCAGCGTCGAACAGCGCCGCCAGAGGTCCGGCGACGCCTCCGAGCAGCGCGACGCCGCGTACGCGTCATTCTTCGTCGGCAGCACCGGTCAAGGCTCCGGCGGCTCCAACGGCTCCGACAAGTCGGGCTCCTCGGCTACCAGGAAGTACGCCTCCATGGTGGCCTCGGATGTCGGACGGCGGTGGCTGATCCGCGGCGGCGCGGCCGCGCTCGCGGGCGCCGCCACGGGCTACCTCACATCCGACTGGCGCATAGGGGCCACGTTCGCCGTGGCCGTGGTCATCGCCTTCACGGTCCGCGCGGCGCGCCGCCAGTCCGAGGTCCCGCGATGGCGCAAACCCTCGGCGGCGCAGCGGCGCACCGAGGCACAGCTCAAGGTCATGAAGCGGCTCGGGTACCAGGTGCTGCACGCGCGCGGCATCCCCGGCGGGAACGGCCAGATCGACCACTTCATCGTCGGGCGGCGCGGCGCGTTCGCTATCGACTCCGAGGCCTGGGATAAGCGGCTACCCCTGCGCAACAAGCTGGAGAAGCTCTATCACGGCCGCTTCTCCAAGAACGAGCGTATCGACGAGGCACTCGAAGAGGCCCGCACCGCCCAGCGGCTCATCAGCGAGGAGCTGGGGCGCGATATCAACGTCCGCGCGGCCCTGGCTATCTACGGGCCGGGGATGCCGTGGGACAGCCACCGGCTGCGCGGTGTCGACATCATCAGCGGGACCAAGGTCCGCAAGTGGCTGCGCAGTGGTCGCGACCGGCTCTCCGAGGAGGAGATCGCCGATATCTACCGCGCCGCCGAACGCGTCCTCCTGCCGCGCTACTAGGGCCGCGCAGTGTGCCGCCCGCCAGCGGGTCCGCGGCGGGCGACACGCCGCCTGGCGCGGTACAACGGTCTCGGCGCTTCGTGGCCAGCAAGGGCGCCGGCGTCGGCGGCCCAACGGCGGCTCACCGGAGCCGGACACGAGCGTGCCCGGTCGGGGGCTAGGATTGGGAGAACCGACGTTTATCCAAAGGCGGGGACCGCCAACCGCGGACCCCGTAGCCCTAGCCCTACCTCGGCTTGCGACCCACCTTTGGCGCACGGTTCACGCTCGTCTCGACGGGAGCTGCCCCATGCCCGCGCTTCGCTCACGCACGGTCACCCACGGTAGGAACATGGCTGGTGCGCGCGCCCTCATGCGCGCCACCGGCGTCGAACGCGAGGACTTCGGCAAGCCGATCGTCGCGGTGGCCAACAGCTTCACCCAGTTCGTTCCCGGCCACGTCCACCTACGCGAGGTAGCCGACGTGGTCTCGGGTGCCGTGCGCGAGGCCGGCGGGATTCCCCGGGAGTTCAACACGATCGCGGTCGACGACGGCATCGCCATGGGCCACGGCGGCATGCTCTACTCGCTGCCCAGCCGCGAGTTGATCGCCGACGCGGTCGAGTACATGGTCAACGCGCACTGCGCCGATGCCCTGGTGTGCGTGTCCAACTGCGACAAGATCACACCGGGCATGCTGCTCGCTGCCATGCGGTTGAACGTCCCCACGGTGTTCGTCTCCGGCGGCCCGATGGAGGCCGGCAAGGTCACGGTCGTCGACGGCACGGCGACCAAGGTCCGCAAGCTCGACCTGATCAATCCGATGGTCGCCTCCGCCGACGAGAGCGTCTCCCAGGACGAGCTCGACGAGATGGAGGAGAACGCCTGTCCCACCTGCGGTTCCTGCTCGGGGATGTTCACCGCCAACTCGATGAACTGCCTCACCGAGGCCATCGGGCTGGCGCTGCCGGGTAACGGAAGCGTCCTGGCCACCCACGTCGCCCGCAAGAAGTTGTACGAGGACGCCGGCCGGCTGGTGGTCGAGAGCGCGCGGCGCTACTACGAGGGCGATGACGACTCCGTGCTGCCGCTGTCGATCGCGACGCCGGCGGCCTTCGGCAACGCCATGGCGCTCGACGTCGCCATGGGCGGCTCCACCAACACGATCCTGCACCTGCTCGCCGCGGCGACCGAGGCCGGCGTGGACTTCGGCCTTCCGGAGATCAACGAGGTCTCCCGGCGGGTGCCCTGTCTGTGCAAGGTGGCGCCGAACACCGACAAGTACCACATCGAGGACGTCCACCGCGCCGGCGGTATCCCCGCCATCCTCGGCGAGCTCGCCCGGGGCGGGCTGCTCGACACCTCGCTGCCCACCGTCCACGGCCAGACCGTGGGCGAGTATCTGGCCCAGTGGGACATCATGTCCGAGTCGGTGCTGCCCAAGGCCGTGGAGCTGTTCCACGCCGCTCCGGGCGGAAAGCGCACCACGAAGGCCTACAGCCAGGATGTTCGCTGGGACAGCCTCGACACCGACCGCGAGGACGGCTGTATCCGGTCGGTTGGCGACGCCTACTCCGTCGACGGCGGGCTCGCCGTGCTGTACGGCAACATCGCGGCCGACGGCGCCATCGTGAAGACCGCGGGCGTCGAGGAGGAACTGCTGACGTTCAGTGGTCCGGCCAAGGTCTTCGAGAGCCAGGAGGAGGCCGTCGACGGCATCCTGAACAAGCGGATCGAGCCGGGCGACGTCGTGGTGATCCGCTACGAGGGTCCCAAGGGCGGGCCGGGAATGCAGGAGATGCTGTACCCGACGAGCTTCCTCAAGGGCCGCGGGCTGGGCAAGGCGTGCGCGCTCGTCACCGACGGCCGGTTCTCCGGCGGGACGTCGGGCCTGTCCATCGGGCACGCGTCGCCCGAGGCCGCCGCGGGCGGCGACATCGCTCTTGTTGAGGACGGTGATGTCATCAGCATCGACATCCCCAACCGCGGCATCACGGTCGAGGTGAGCGAGGACGAGTTGGCCACGCGCCGCGAGCGGCTGCTCAAGGAACTGGGCGGGTTCCGGCCCGCCGCGCGGGAACGCGCGGTCACCCCGGCGCTGCGCGCCTACGCCGCCATGGCCACCTCGGCCTCCACCGGCGCCGCGCGCGACGTCAGCCAGGTCGAGGGCTAACCAGTCCCCATGGCCCTGGTGTGGCCCGTGTCCGCCGCGGCGGACACGGGCCACACCTCTGTCGGGGGTGTCCGCTCCGGGACCGGCCGGTGCCCGGGGGCACGGGGTGTGCACAGTACGTGTTCACCACCTGGTTTCCGAGGTGGCCCGTGCCGGGCCCAGCACGACCGTTCGCCAGGAAAAAGCGGTCCGCCTCGCATCGGGTGAACTGGGAATGATCAGTAAGAGACCACTCCCGAAAATCAGAATTCTCTCTTGCCGGAACACTGGAAATTATTCGGAATACGGTCACACTCCGGAACCCGTGGGGGTCGCACACCGACGACATCGTGATGTCGATCGACGAGGTGAACGACAACTTCGCCGCTATCCACTCCACCGACCTGGATGAGTAGGGTGACCACTATGCCGTCGAACCCGACCGCGCACCGGCCCTGGTGGCCGCGTTCGTCCCGCCCGGCCGCGGCTGGGCTCATGGTCGCGCTCATGGCGGGATGCTCGGACGATCCCGAGGTTCCCGAGGACCAGCACTACATCGTCCAGGGAAACCAGCTTGCCCAGGGGGACATGCGGGTGGGGCTCATGAGCGTGAGCGGCGACGAGGCCAACATCCAGGTCTACGCCGAGGATGCCGGGGACACCGAAGTGGTCCGGGTCAGCGAGGGGGACAGCGTCGACGTCGGGCGCCGGACGATCACTGTCGAACGGATCGACAGCGGCGACGACGAGGGAATCGCGGTAACGATCGACGACCCGGAGGCCCCGCCCCCCGAAAACGGTTCCGAGTCCGAGGACGCGTCGCCCCAGGAGGAGGCGGAGGGGTCCGAGAACCCCATGGAGGACCCGGATGTCTTCGCCGTTCGGGTCGGGCACCGCGCCAACGAGTCCGGGCTGACCATCGGGCTGGGGAGCGCCTCGGACGGCACGGCACGGCTCCTGATCTCCGGTGACGGGGTGGACGAGCGGGAGGTCGAAGTCGAGGCCGGCGACGAGGTAGAGGCCGGGGACCGGACACTGGTCGTCGTGGAGGCGCGCGACGGCACCGCCTACTTCAGGTTCGAGGACTGACCGGACCTGCCGCACGGAAGTCGCGTGCGGCCAGCGCGGTGTCCACCTTCGGGCCCGGTGGAGTAGGGCGCGGATACGACGCCCGCGCCGCGGGGGACAGCCGCGCCGGGTTTGACCCTGACACATATGTCAGGGTCGTAGCTTTCCCGACATGACAACCGACGCAACCATCCCAACCGGCTCGTCAGCCGCTCCCGGTGGTCGCCGCACTGCTGCCCCCGGGATCCCGGTGTGGCTGTTGGCGCTCACCGTCGCCGCCTTCGCCACCGGCACCGACGACATGATCATCGCGGGAATCCTGCCGCTGGTGTCGGCCGATCTGGACGTCACCGAGGCGACAGCGGGCCAGCTCGTCACCGTGTACTCGCTGACCTACGGGCTCGGGGCACCGGTTATGGCGGTCGTGGCGGGACGGGTCCCCCACCACCGCCTACTGCCGGCGATGACGGCGCTGTTCGCGATCGCCAACATCCTGATGGCCCTCGCACCCAGCTACCCGGTGGCGATGGGGTTGCGCGTGGCCACCGCACTGGCCGCCGCCACCCTCATCCCGGCGGCCCTGGTCGCCGTCGGCCGACACGCCCCAGCCGACCGGAAGGCCCGCTACCTCAGTCTCGTGACGGCGGGGATCACTCTCTCGCTGGTCGTGGGCGTGCCCATTGGAAGCTGGATCGGGGCGGCGTTGGGTTGGCGCGCGACGATGCTGTTCGTCGCGGCGCTGAGCCTCCCGGCGTTCGTGGGCATGCTGTGGCTGCCCCGCGGCGATGTCGGCCCGCAGCCAAGCCTGCGGCAGCGTGCCGCCCCATTGAAACGGCCCGTCATCCTGGGAACGACGCTCGCCCTGCTCATCTCGGGCGCGGGCGGGATGATGCCCTACATCTACCTGGCTCCGCTCTACCGCCAGCTCTCCGGCGGCACCGAGACGGTGGGGACGCTGATCATGCTGTTCGGCGCGGCGGGGTTCGTTGGGGTGCTGCTCGGCGGGCGTGGCGCCGACCGGTGGGGGGCGGGACGCACCCTGGCGGCCGGGTTGGGCACCGCGATCGCCATGGTGGCCGTTCTGGCGGTGCTCGCCGCCGTCGTGCCCGCGGGTTCGCTGCCTTTCGCCGTGCTCGCCGGGATCGTGGTGGTCTGGGCGGTGGGGATCTGGACGCTCAGCCCGCCCCTACAGTCATGGCTGCTGCGCCGGGCACAGGGCGCCGACAGCGCCATCCTCGCCCTGAACACCAGCGGGATGTACCTGGGGTTCTCTCTCGCGGGATCACTGGGAGGCCTTGCCCTCGCGACCGGAGGGCCGGTCGCGCTGCCGTGGGCCTCGGTTATCCTGCTGGTCGCGGGTGGTGGGGTGCTGCTGGTGGCGTTTACCCGCCTGGCCCGGCGCGAGAACCTCACGGCGGAGAGGGGGAGCTGATGCGCATCGGTGAACTCTCGCGGCTGACCGGCGCCAGCCCCCGGTCACTGCGCTACTACGAACAGCTCGGACTGATCACGGCCGAACGGCGGAACAACGGTTACCGCGACTACCCGGACTCCGCGGTGACCGTGGTTGGCAACATCCGCGCACTGCTGGCGGCGGGTCTGGCCATGGCGGAGATCCAGCAGGTGGGTGACTGCCTGTACGCCGGCGACCTCGCCGAAACCGAGGTGTGCGACCACATCATCGAGCTCTACGAACGCCGGCTCGCCGGAGTCGAGGCCAACCTCGCCGACCTCGCCGACGTCCGGGAGCGACTGCATGCCGAGCTGGGTTCGCTGCGCGAGAACCGGCCCT includes the following:
- a CDS encoding amidase; the protein is MSQIHDLTAIELVERVRRRELSPVQITDHYLERIARHDRALGAFITVTEDFAREQARKAENRVLRDTPGELPPLLGVPVPIKDLDPLAGVRHTSGSTIYADRVAGVDAAFVAALRQAGAVFPGKTNTPEFGSPCYTENDIAPAARTPWDLSRSAGGSSGGAAAAVAGGLSPVAQGSDGGGSIRIPASACGTYGLKPTRGRISGAPLTPDLLGLATAGPLTRTVSDAALLLDAMSVNRPGDYYTAPPLGTGETFLEHARREPGTLRIARFRTPVMAADEVHPEVLAAYESATELLAKLGHDIEEIAPPFDASVAEDFRTVWAAMAIAVPLPSGSEPHLRPINRWLREQAMGTTLDRYMRATIRLQQRVRAALPAMLDYDAVLTPTLAQPPVPVGHFAAAPEEELRRMERFTPYTAIFNITGQPSASVPLYWSDEGLPIGVMLSGRIGGEPTLLSLSAQLEAVHPWAHRRPPVWAE
- a CDS encoding MFS transporter, giving the protein MTTDATIPTGSSAAPGGRRTAAPGIPVWLLALTVAAFATGTDDMIIAGILPLVSADLDVTEATAGQLVTVYSLTYGLGAPVMAVVAGRVPHHRLLPAMTALFAIANILMALAPSYPVAMGLRVATALAAATLIPAALVAVGRHAPADRKARYLSLVTAGITLSLVVGVPIGSWIGAALGWRATMLFVAALSLPAFVGMLWLPRGDVGPQPSLRQRAAPLKRPVILGTTLALLISGAGGMMPYIYLAPLYRQLSGGTETVGTLIMLFGAAGFVGVLLGGRGADRWGAGRTLAAGLGTAIAMVAVLAVLAAVVPAGSLPFAVLAGIVVVWAVGIWTLSPPLQSWLLRRAQGADSAILALNTSGMYLGFSLAGSLGGLALATGGPVALPWASVILLVAGGGVLLVAFTRLARRENLTAERGS
- the malQ gene encoding 4-alpha-glucanotransferase translates to MSDAQLARLAEEHAVATEYRDWRGRRVRVGADTLRHILASLGEDASDPGAALREHRERAARRLLPRDVVTRWGRAPRLRLPAGAETWVELDRERRVAAGPDLPLGVHQLHVEHGGAHERCPLLVVPDRLETATTLGEDRHWGLMLQLYSLRSRASWGIGDLRDLAELADWSARDLGAGFAAINPVHATEPVAPIEPSPYLPVSRRYASPLYIRIEDIPEYARLEPTRREQIQRMARPLREQGRTADLLDRDAAWRAKRAALAMLFDAPRTPERQAAYQAFLERENAALVEFATWSAIAEEYGADYRTWPAQLRDVSADAVGAEALRRWPEIEFHRWLQWILDEQIASAQAAARAAGMPLGILHDVAVGVQPGGAEAWMYRDVLVPGVSVGAPPDEFNQQGQDWTQPPWHPVRLAEHGYGPFRQVLRQAMRHAGGIRADHVAGLFRLWWVPEGASPDQGTYVRYDHEGMVGALALTARETGSIVVGEDLGTVEPWVRDHLAERGILGTSVLWFERKEDGSPRRPEEWRRDCLATVATHDLPPVASYLSSEHIELRDRLGLLRRPAHEERAAAESLVRSWCAMLAELGELDPETDPVSEPATVVRALHGYLARTPARMVGVALTDVVGDRRMQNQPGTTDQYPNWRIPLTNAEGEPVLLDELIADPFLTTSVRRALRPLLNHSSAVEG
- a CDS encoding MerR family transcriptional regulator, translating into MRIGELSRLTGASPRSLRYYEQLGLITAERRNNGYRDYPDSAVTVVGNIRALLAAGLAMAEIQQVGDCLYAGDLAETEVCDHIIELYERRLAGVEANLADLADVRERLHAELGSLRENRP
- a CDS encoding nuclease-related domain-containing protein, coding for MVASDVGRRWLIRGGAAALAGAATGYLTSDWRIGATFAVAVVIAFTVRAARRQSEVPRWRKPSAAQRRTEAQLKVMKRLGYQVLHARGIPGGNGQIDHFIVGRRGAFAIDSEAWDKRLPLRNKLEKLYHGRFSKNERIDEALEEARTAQRLISEELGRDINVRAALAIYGPGMPWDSHRLRGVDIISGTKVRKWLRSGRDRLSEEEIADIYRAAERVLLPRY
- the ilvD gene encoding dihydroxy-acid dehydratase translates to MPALRSRTVTHGRNMAGARALMRATGVEREDFGKPIVAVANSFTQFVPGHVHLREVADVVSGAVREAGGIPREFNTIAVDDGIAMGHGGMLYSLPSRELIADAVEYMVNAHCADALVCVSNCDKITPGMLLAAMRLNVPTVFVSGGPMEAGKVTVVDGTATKVRKLDLINPMVASADESVSQDELDEMEENACPTCGSCSGMFTANSMNCLTEAIGLALPGNGSVLATHVARKKLYEDAGRLVVESARRYYEGDDDSVLPLSIATPAAFGNAMALDVAMGGSTNTILHLLAAATEAGVDFGLPEINEVSRRVPCLCKVAPNTDKYHIEDVHRAGGIPAILGELARGGLLDTSLPTVHGQTVGEYLAQWDIMSESVLPKAVELFHAAPGGKRTTKAYSQDVRWDSLDTDREDGCIRSVGDAYSVDGGLAVLYGNIAADGAIVKTAGVEEELLTFSGPAKVFESQEEAVDGILNKRIEPGDVVVIRYEGPKGGPGMQEMLYPTSFLKGRGLGKACALVTDGRFSGGTSGLSIGHASPEAAAGGDIALVEDGDVISIDIPNRGITVEVSEDELATRRERLLKELGGFRPAARERAVTPALRAYAAMATSASTGAARDVSQVEG